In Bicyclus anynana chromosome 22, ilBicAnyn1.1, whole genome shotgun sequence, the following proteins share a genomic window:
- the LOC112057717 gene encoding ubiquitin carboxyl-terminal hydrolase 8 isoform X3, translated as MVLKVKVRLKYSQNHIVWLFRRGRGLTGLKNLGNTCYMNSIIQCLNNTAILVAYFCNGQYLEHVNRSHSTRGAIAEELAAVVRALWSGQYRFIATKDLRSEVGKHQRAFRGTEQQDSHEFLTILMDWLHLDLQFTIKPPHKESLGASELAWHEYTKSKESLVLRLFYGQIRSTVRCSVCRASSATYDSFSNLSLELPAHASRCTLADCLKLYLNDEMVPGWNCPNCKEKRDAAKKLDISRLPPVLVIHFKRFYVDPKEYMCNAYRKKQTYIDFPLEDLDMRQFSLQCPENQIYNLYAVSNHYGSMEGGHYTAYCKSSVYGKWYKFDDHLVTEIPASEVRSSAAYILFYSACSRS; from the exons ATGGTGTTGAAGGTCAAGGTCAGGCTCAAGTACTCGCAAAATCACATCGTGTGGCTGTTCCGAAGA GGCAGAGGACTGACAGGTCTGAAAAATCTCGGCAACACCTGCTACATGAACTCCATCATCCAATGCCTCAACAACACCGCCATACTCGTCGCGTACTTCTGCAACGGACAGTATCTGGAACACGTTAACAG GTCACACAGCACGCGAGGCGCTATAGCGGAAGAGTTAGCGGCTGTGGTGCGAGCTCTGTGGTCGGGACAGTATCGGTTCATCGCCACCAAGGATCTGCGG AGCGAGGTTGGCAAGCATCAGCGCGCGTTCCGCGGCACGGAGCAGCAGGACTCGCACGAGTTCCTCACCATCCTGATGGACTGGCTGCACCTCGACCTGCAGTTCACAATCAAGCCGCCACACAAG GAATCTCTCGGTGCCTCTGAACTGGCCTGGCACGAGTACACCAAGTCAAAGGAAAGCCTCGTCTTAAGGCTTTTCTACGGACAG ATCCGATCGACGGTGCGTTGCTCGGTGTGCCGCGCCAGCTCCGCCACCTACGACTCCTTCTCCAATCTGTCGCTCGAGCTGCCCGCGCACGCTTCCCGGTGTACGCTGGCT gactgtctaaaattatatttgaacgACGAAATGGTACCAGGCTGGAACTGCCccaattgtaaagaaaaaagaGACGCTGCCAAGAAACTAGACATTTCGCGACTACCTCCAGTCCTCGTAATTCACTTCAAAAGGTTCTACGTGGACCCCAAAGAGTATATGTGTAACGCGTacagaaaaaaacaaacatacatcgaCTTCCCGTTAGAAGATCTAGATATGAGGCAGTTTTCACTACAGTGCCCCGAGAATCAGATATACAATTTGTATGCCGTGTCTAATCATTACGGGTCTATGGAGGGCGGACATTACACTGCGTATTGCAAGAGCAGTGTCTATGGAAA ATGGTACAAATTCGACGATCACCTCGTAACGGAGATCCCAGCGAGCGAAGTGCGCTCGAGCGCCGCCTACATACTGTTCTACTCGGCGTGCTCGCGCTCGTGA
- the LOC128199312 gene encoding uncharacterized protein LOC128199312, with amino-acid sequence MLKKIKLSDVPHHKKIKLSDVAYQKKIKLSDVPYHKKIKLSYVPHHKKIKLSDVPHHKKIKLSDVPYHKKIKLSDVPHHKKIKLSDVPHHKKIKLSDVPHHKKIKLSDVPHHKKIKLSDVPHHKKIKLSDVPHHKKIKLSDVPHHKKIKLSDVAYQKKFKLSHKKIKLSDVAYQKKIKLSDVPHHKKIKLSDVPHHKKIKLSDVPHHKKIKLSDVPHHKKIKLSDVPHHKKIKLSDVPHHKKIKLSDVPHHKKIKLSDVPHHKKIKLSDVPHHKKIKLSDVPHHKKIKLSDVPHHKKIKLSDVPHHKKIKLSDVPHHKKIKLSDVPHHKKIKLSDVPHHKKIKLSDVPHHKKIKLSDVPHHKKIKLSDVPHHKKIKLSDVPHHKKIKLSDVPHHKKIKLSDVPHHKKIKLSDVPHHKKIKLSDVPHHKKIKLSDVPHHKKIKLSDVPHHKKIKLSDVPHHKKIKLSDVPHHKKIKLSDVPHHKKIKLSDVPHHKKIKLSAKKTLYFKYYNFIGDIYV; translated from the exons ATGCTTAAg AAAATCAAGTTATCAGATGTACCACACCACAAGAAAATCAAGTTATCAGATGTAGCATACCaaaagaaaatcaaattatCAGATGTACCATACCACAAGAAAATCAAGTTATCATATGTACCACACCACAAGAAAATCAAGTTATCAGATGTACCACACCACAAGAAAATCAAGTTATCAGATGTACCATACCACAAGAAAATCAAGTTATCAGATGTACCACACCATAAGAAAATCAAGTTATCAGATGTACCACACCACAAGAAAATCAAGTTATCAGATGTACCACACCACAAGAAAATCAAGTTATCAGATGTACCACACCATAAGAAAATCAAGTTATCAGATGTACCACACCACAAGAAAATCAAGTTATCAGATGTACCACACCATAAGAAAATCAAGTTATCAGATGTACCACACCACAAGAAAATCAAGTTATCAGATGTAGCATACCAAAAGAAATTCAAATTATCACACAAGAAAATCAAGTTATCAGATGTAGCATACCaaaagaaaatcaaattatCAGATGTACCACACCACAAGAAAATCAAATTATCAGATGTACCACACCACAAGAAAATCAAATTATCAGATGTACCACACCACAAGAAAATCAAATTATCAGATGTACCACACCACAAGAAAATCAAATTATCAGATGTACCACACCACAAGAAAATCAAATTATCAGATGTACCACACCACAAGAAAATCAAATTATCAGATGTACCACACCACAAGAAAATCAAATTATCAGATGTACCACACCACAAGAAAATCAAATTATCAGATGTACCACACCACAAGAAAATCAAATTATCAGATGTACCACACCACAAGAAAATCAAATTATCAGATGTACCACACCACAAGAAAATCAAATTATCAGATGTACCACACCACAAGAAAATCAAATTATCAGATGTACCACACCACAAGAAAATCAAATTATCAGATGTACCACACCACAAGAAAATCAAATTATCAGATGTACCACACCACAAGAAAATCAAATTATCAGATGTACCACACCACAAGAAAATCAAATTATCAGATGTACCACACCACAAGAAAATCAAATTATCAGATGTACCACACCACAAGAAAATCAAATTATCAGATGTACCACACCACAAGAAAATCAAATTATCAGATGTACCACACCACAAGAAAATCAAATTATCAGATGTACCACACCACAAGAAAATCAAATTATCAGATGTACCACACCACAAGAAAATCAAATTATCAGATGTACCACACCACAAGAAAATCAAATTATCAGATGTACCACACCACAAGAAAATCAAATTATCAGATGTACCACACCACAAGAAAATCAAATTATCAGATGTACCACACCACAAGAAAATCAAATTATCAGATGTACCACACCACAAGAAAATCAAATTATCAGATGTACCACACCACAAGAAAATCAAATTATCAGATGTACCACACCACAAGAAAATCAAATTATCAGCTAAAAAAacgttatattttaaatattataattttattggcGACATCTATGTTTAG
- the LOC112057716 gene encoding uncharacterized protein LOC112057716: MTFKSDPRNRMSEEFQLLAEEKWIIETLNKLKQQRNSLQIERLQLESLKAKFRPSSILTKPSVPQVSVPEQPAPSKSAVNIVQIVTIKPADNIATVEKRLDDETCNDEELNLVVTNPIFNRHQNTDFNIEEDEEEEFDNTDFYIDMNMFMNGELED; this comes from the exons ATGACTTTTAAAAGTGACCCTCGAAATCGCATGTCAGAAGAATTTCAACTGTTGGCCGAGGAAAAATGGATTATAGAAACGCTCAATAAACTAAAGCAGCAACGGAATTCTTTACAG ATAGAGAGACTCCAATTAGAGAGTTTGAAGGCGAAATTCAGGCCGAGTTCTATCCTGACAAAGCCATCAGTGCCCCAAGTGTCTGTTCCAGAACAACCTGCACCCTCAAAGTCTGCAGTCAACATAGTGCAGATTGTCACTATAAAGCCTGCTGACAACATTGCAACTGTTGAGAAACGGCTTGACGATGAGACTTGCAATGATGAGGAACTTAACTTGGTTGTCACTAATCCTATTTTTA accGACATCAAAACACAGACTTCAACATCGAGGAAGATGAAGAGGAAGAGTTTGATAACACAGACTTCTATATAGATATGAACATGTTTATGAACGGGGAGTTGGAGGACTGA